From the genome of Glycine soja cultivar W05 chromosome 14, ASM419377v2, whole genome shotgun sequence:
CTTTTGTTATCTCTCTCAAATGATTTCCCTGTTGAATTTAAATGGCTTCTATTTTTCCCACCACGCCATGCTTCCAAAACCCCTTTCACAAAAAACCCCATCTTCCATTTCTCTCAAAGTTCGATGCTTTCGAGCTTCTGAACCCATCCCTCTTCCCTCTTCTTCTCCTTTAAGTTCCGTTCTCTCGTCACGTTCCCCCAAACGTGTCTCTCGCCTCTTGAGGTCCGAAGCTCAACACGCTCTAATGGATTACATGCATTCCACGCGTGGCTACACTTTCTCCGACGCCGAGTACATCAGCGAGAACTCACCACGTTTTATTGAATCATTGGTCTCAATGATTGACGACAAAGATGATGTTCTTCGGTCGTTGGAAAGATTCCTCAGGTACAACCCCATTAACGAGTTTGAACCATTTTTCGAGAGTTTGGGAATTGACCCTTCTGAGTTGTATTTGTTTCTTCCCCATGGTATGTTTTTCCTGGCTGATGATCATGTGCTGCTTCAAAATTTTCATGCTTTGTGTAACTATGGGGTGCCAAGGAATCGAATGGGGAAGTTTTTTAAAGAGGCAAAAGAGATTTTTGGGTATGCTAGTGGGGTGCTGTTGTCAAAGTTAGAAGCTTATGAGAATTTGGGTTTGAGGAAATCAACTGTTGTCAAGCTTGTTGTTTGTTGCCCTTTGCTTTTGGTTGGTGATgtgaattttgaatttgtttcCGTGCTTGATTGGTTGAAGAGAATTGGGATTGAGAGTGATTGGATGGTGAATTACTTGTCTTGTTCAAGGACATATAGTTGGAAAAGAATGCTTGATGCCATGCTGTTTCTTCATAAAGTGGGTTATTCCGAGGAACAAATGCACAATTTGTTTAGGGAAAATCCTAAGTTGTTGTTGGAGGGTTTTGGGAGGAAAGTGTACTTAGTTTTTGGTAGATTGCTTAAAGTTGGTGTTGAGATGAATGTGGTTTATTCTTattttgtagagtatcccaataTCTTGTTGAATAAGTGTGCGAACGATATGTTGAGAGTGATTGACTTTTTGGGTGCTATTGGAATGGGAAAAGATGACATTACACACATTTTGTCTAAGTACATGCATCTCCTGATTACACGTTCCTTGAAAGGTCATAAAACTGTTTGTCAGGAGTTAAAAGTTGGAAAAGCTGATTTGTACCAAATCATAAAGGATGATCCATTGAAGCTAATTAGTTTGGCATCAAAACAGGAGCAGAAGGGCAATGGAAAGGTAGATAGTCATGACCCACGTAACTATTTGGAAAAGACAACTTTCTTGCTGAAATTGGGATACATTGAGAACTCTGAAGAGATGGCCAAAGCATTAAAAATGTTTCGAGGGAGAGGTGATCAATTACAAGAGAGGTTTGATTGCCTGGTAGAAGCTGGCTTGGACTATAACAGTGTGATTGAAATGATAAAACGAGCTCCTATGATTCTAAGCCAGAACAAAGCTGTAATTCAAAAGAAGattgatttcttaaaaaatgttttagattACCCTCTAGAAGGTCTCGTGGGATTCCCAACATACTTTTGCCATGATTTGGACAAAATTGTTGAAAGACTTTCAATGTATGCATGGCTGAAGGAGAGGAATGCTGTAAATCCTACATTAACCCTGAGTACCATAATTGCATCCAATGATAAACGCTTTGTAAAGTACTTTGTGAATGTGCATCCTCAAGGTTCAGCCATCTGGAAGGGCTTAAAAAGATTATCAAATAAAGATAAGAACTAATAGCTCCATTTAAGGTATTCATTTTTTACCTTTGTTCAGTTTACTTCTTATACTCAGATCCTCCCATGTTTTCACACATTGTATTATCCTGTTTTTCTATCAtgcatttcttttctttgtttcttgacTTTAATCAAATGGTATCCTGCATGCAATCAATGCTTTTGATTTGGATTTTGTTAAAAACCTCATtaccttgaaaaaaaattggctTATGTTTTatgctatgttgttgtgttcaTATTTTTGGGTGAGATAGATGTTACGTTTTGTTTTACTTCTGTTGCCATGTTCTAtgttataattttgaatatttttaatagataatttacttattaatctcttattgttattttaattgattagaaTCTTTCATATAACATGCTTCTATTTTAAGCCTCGAGGCTTGCCAAAATGTTCTTTTTGCTATTGTAAGATTTGTAATAATTGAAACAAATTAGGTctattttattgaatttccCTTTCAATCATTTGCCTCTAAACCTGATTGTAAACTGTATGCATACCACTTTATCAGTAATTTTGAAAtaccatatttttattataaatttcaacAATTGCACATGCAGACACATGGAACACTATGCACTTTTATATTAGGTTGGATTTGGAGCTTTAAATTCCAGAAAATTTGTTAACACCTTATCTGGCTGGTTTGTCATGCAG
Proteins encoded in this window:
- the LOC114383672 gene encoding transcription termination factor MTEF18, mitochondrial; amino-acid sequence: MISLLNLNGFYFSHHAMLPKPLSQKTPSSISLKVRCFRASEPIPLPSSSPLSSVLSSRSPKRVSRLLRSEAQHALMDYMHSTRGYTFSDAEYISENSPRFIESLVSMIDDKDDVLRSLERFLRYNPINEFEPFFESLGIDPSELYLFLPHGMFFLADDHVLLQNFHALCNYGVPRNRMGKFFKEAKEIFGYASGVLLSKLEAYENLGLRKSTVVKLVVCCPLLLVGDVNFEFVSVLDWLKRIGIESDWMVNYLSCSRTYSWKRMLDAMLFLHKVGYSEEQMHNLFRENPKLLLEGFGRKVYLVFGRLLKVGVEMNVVYSYFVEYPNILLNKCANDMLRVIDFLGAIGMGKDDITHILSKYMHLLITRSLKGHKTVCQELKVGKADLYQIIKDDPLKLISLASKQEQKGNGKVDSHDPRNYLEKTTFLLKLGYIENSEEMAKALKMFRGRGDQLQERFDCLVEAGLDYNSVIEMIKRAPMILSQNKAVIQKKIDFLKNVLDYPLEGLVGFPTYFCHDLDKIVERLSMYAWLKERNAVNPTLTLSTIIASNDKRFVKYFVNVHPQGSAIWKGLKRLSNKDKN